Proteins from a single region of Mumia flava:
- the ald gene encoding alanine dehydrogenase, with protein MKIGVPKEVKNHEYRVAITPAGVHELVAGGHEVAVQAGAGLGSSITDEDYLAAGAKILEDADATWAFGDLILKVKEPVAEEYHRMRAGQTLFTYLHLAADKPLTEELMRRNVTSIAYETVQTGNGALPLLAPMSEVAGRLAPQAGAAHLTRSGGGRGVLLGGVSGVRSAKVAIIGAGVSGMNAAAMAVGMQADVVLLDRDVDKLRAADALYQGRLETVTSNALEVERAVLDADLVIGAVLTAGAKAPTLVSNELVSRMKPGSVLVDISIDQGGCFEDSRATTHDDPTFRVHDSVFYCVANMPGAVPHTSTYALTNVTLPYAVALADKGWRQACVDDDALALGLSTHGGALTNASVGAALELDAISIAEALA; from the coding sequence ATGAAGATCGGCGTGCCGAAGGAAGTCAAGAACCACGAGTACCGGGTGGCGATCACCCCGGCCGGCGTGCACGAGCTCGTCGCCGGCGGCCACGAGGTCGCCGTGCAGGCCGGCGCAGGCCTCGGTTCGTCGATCACCGACGAGGACTACCTCGCCGCGGGCGCGAAGATCCTCGAGGACGCCGACGCCACGTGGGCCTTCGGCGACCTGATCCTCAAGGTCAAGGAGCCGGTGGCCGAGGAGTACCACCGCATGCGTGCCGGCCAGACGCTCTTCACCTACCTCCACCTCGCCGCCGACAAGCCCCTCACCGAGGAGCTGATGCGCCGCAACGTCACCTCGATCGCGTACGAGACGGTGCAGACCGGCAACGGCGCGCTGCCGCTGCTCGCCCCGATGTCCGAGGTCGCCGGCCGCCTCGCACCGCAGGCCGGCGCCGCGCACCTGACCCGCTCCGGCGGCGGCCGCGGCGTGCTGCTCGGCGGCGTCTCCGGCGTCCGTTCGGCGAAGGTCGCGATCATCGGTGCCGGCGTCTCCGGCATGAACGCCGCCGCGATGGCCGTCGGCATGCAGGCCGACGTCGTCCTGCTGGACCGCGACGTCGACAAGCTCCGTGCCGCCGACGCGCTCTACCAGGGCCGGCTCGAGACCGTGACGTCGAACGCGCTCGAGGTCGAGCGCGCCGTGCTCGACGCGGACCTCGTGATCGGCGCGGTGCTGACCGCGGGCGCGAAGGCCCCGACGCTCGTCTCGAACGAGCTCGTCTCGCGGATGAAGCCGGGCTCGGTGCTCGTCGACATCTCGATCGACCAGGGCGGATGCTTCGAGGACTCGCGCGCGACCACGCACGACGACCCGACGTTCCGCGTCCACGACTCGGTCTTCTACTGCGTCGCGAACATGCCGGGCGCGGTCCCGCACACCTCCACCTACGCGCTCACGAACGTGACCCTGCCGTACGCGGTCGCGCTGGCCGACAAGGGCTGGCGTCAGGCGTGCGTCGACGACGACGCGCTCGCGCTCGGCCTGTCCACCCACGGCGGTGCGCTGACGAACGCGTCGGTCGGTGCCGCGCTCGAGCTCGACGCGATCAGCATCGCCGAGGCGCTCGCCTGA
- a CDS encoding DUF4235 domain-containing protein, with translation MPSAAKLAYRPVGIVSGIAGGMAAAAIFKKVWAKVDDSDEKPDPLSSAYGWREILLAAAIQGLIYGVVKASIDRAGAQGFHRFTGEWPGD, from the coding sequence ATGCCGAGTGCAGCGAAGCTGGCGTACCGACCCGTTGGCATCGTCTCCGGGATCGCGGGCGGGATGGCCGCCGCGGCGATCTTCAAGAAGGTGTGGGCGAAGGTCGACGACTCCGACGAGAAGCCCGATCCGCTCTCGTCCGCGTACGGGTGGCGCGAGATCCTGCTCGCCGCCGCGATCCAGGGGCTGATCTACGGGGTCGTGAAGGCGTCGATCGACCGGGCGGGCGCTCAAGGCTTCCACCGGTTCACGGGGGAGTGGCCGGGCGACTGA
- a CDS encoding CaiB/BaiF CoA transferase family protein, with product MTVPAAPLSDIRVIEMGQLLAGPFCGQLLGDFGADVVKVEDPGAGDPMRQWGREKPHGQSLWWPVVARNKRSVTANLRDERGQDIVRELVAHSDVLVENFRPGTLERWGLAPEDLWQINPRLVITRVTGFGQSGPYARRAGYGSIGEAMGGIRYVTGDPDKPPARAGVSLGDSLAATFACVGTLVALHARTSSGRGQVVDAAIYESVLALMESMVPEWQIAGYQRERTGTVLPNVSPSNVYPTRDGESILIAANQDTVFRRLAAVMEQPGLAEDARYATHGARGAAMDELDEVIARWTAGIDADDLLGRLEQGGVPAGRIYRARDMLADPHFAARDAIVRLTHPQFGEFPVQNVAPKLSETPGAVRHLGPELGEHNDDVYRDLLGMDDDQLTTLRDAGVI from the coding sequence GTGACGGTTCCCGCCGCCCCCTTGTCCGACATCCGCGTGATCGAGATGGGCCAGCTGCTCGCCGGCCCGTTCTGCGGCCAGCTGCTCGGGGACTTCGGCGCCGACGTCGTCAAGGTCGAGGACCCCGGTGCCGGGGACCCGATGCGCCAGTGGGGTCGCGAGAAGCCCCACGGCCAGTCGCTGTGGTGGCCGGTGGTCGCCCGCAACAAGCGGTCGGTCACGGCGAACCTGCGCGACGAACGTGGACAGGACATCGTGCGCGAGCTCGTGGCCCACTCCGACGTCCTCGTCGAGAACTTCCGTCCCGGCACGCTCGAGCGGTGGGGACTCGCGCCCGAGGACCTCTGGCAGATCAACCCTCGGCTCGTCATCACTCGCGTGACCGGCTTCGGGCAGTCCGGCCCGTACGCCCGTCGCGCCGGCTACGGTTCGATCGGCGAGGCGATGGGTGGGATCCGCTACGTCACCGGCGACCCGGACAAGCCGCCGGCGCGGGCGGGCGTCTCCCTCGGCGACTCGCTGGCCGCGACCTTCGCGTGCGTCGGGACGCTCGTCGCGCTGCACGCACGGACGAGCTCGGGCCGCGGTCAGGTCGTGGACGCCGCGATCTACGAGTCCGTGCTGGCGCTGATGGAGTCGATGGTCCCCGAGTGGCAGATCGCCGGCTACCAGCGCGAGCGCACCGGGACCGTGCTGCCGAACGTCTCGCCCAGCAACGTCTACCCGACCCGCGACGGCGAGTCGATCCTGATCGCCGCGAACCAGGACACCGTCTTCCGCCGGCTGGCGGCCGTGATGGAGCAGCCCGGGCTGGCAGAGGACGCGCGGTACGCGACCCACGGAGCCCGGGGCGCCGCGATGGACGAGCTCGACGAGGTGATCGCGCGCTGGACCGCCGGGATCGACGCGGACGACCTGCTCGGCCGGCTCGAGCAGGGCGGGGTGCCCGCAGGGCGGATCTACCGCGCGCGCGACATGCTCGCCGATCCCCACTTCGCCGCGCGGGACGCGATCGTGCGGCTCACCCACCCGCAGTTCGGCGAGTTCCCGGTGCAGAACGTCGCGCCGAAGCTCTCGGAGACGCCGGGCGCGGTCCGCCATCTCGGACCCGAGCTCGGCGAGCACAACGACGACGTCTACCGAGACCTGCTCGGCATGGACGACGACCAGCTCACCACGCTGCGCGACGCCGGCGTGATCTAA
- a CDS encoding hydantoinase/oxoprolinase family protein: MTYRLGVDVGGTFTDILLVDESSGTTYRAKTPSTPDDQSVGVLRGIAQACDAAGIGLSDVGDVTHGTTVATNAILEGKGARVGLVTTRGFRQVLQIARSFVPGGLAGWIIWPKPEPLAALEDTVEVTGRIGADGSVVEELDEADVRTSLEKLRGQDIEALSISLINSYANPDHERRVAKIAAEVLPDLPVSVSSAVLPELREYERTVTTVANAYVQPRVARYTANLGEQLADAGVSGSLSILRSDGGLTSAGAAADNPVSLLLSGPAGGVTGAAWVAEQAGFTDFLSFDMGGTSTDVALVQDGKPRIGRETTVGDLNVRATSVDVRTVGAGGGSIAHVPELTQALRVGPQSAGAVPGPAAYGNGGAEPTVTDANVVLGYLPTSLAGGEVTLDREAALAAVRTIADATDLDSPEAAAAGIYDIVNENMLGALRLVSVQQGFDPRDFALVAFGGAGPLHANALGRLTGAWPVIVPPSPGVLCAYGDATTCMRDEAVRTLMRPFSALADGDLRAELHELADEARASLLREGLGADEITVGYAADLRYHGQGFEIPVPVDIEAFDGEGGGLASLRAAFDAEHERLFSFLLENEHEIVTVRATATGPRPAVGAAVLESAGADPSPARVGTQRVWVDGGFADADVYRRDALLAGNVVTGPAIVTEMDSTTLVLPDHAATVDPSGSLLIRPVDQAAENGTEG, from the coding sequence ATGACCTATCGGCTCGGCGTGGACGTCGGAGGCACGTTCACCGACATCCTGCTCGTCGACGAGAGCTCGGGGACGACCTACCGCGCGAAGACACCGTCCACCCCCGACGACCAGTCCGTCGGAGTGCTGCGCGGGATCGCGCAGGCTTGCGACGCGGCCGGGATCGGCCTCTCCGACGTCGGGGACGTGACCCACGGGACGACCGTCGCGACCAACGCGATCCTCGAGGGCAAGGGCGCACGGGTCGGCCTGGTCACCACACGCGGCTTCCGGCAGGTCCTCCAGATCGCCCGCTCGTTCGTCCCCGGCGGTCTGGCGGGCTGGATCATCTGGCCGAAGCCCGAACCGCTCGCCGCCCTCGAGGACACCGTCGAGGTCACGGGGCGGATCGGGGCGGACGGCTCGGTCGTCGAGGAGCTCGACGAGGCCGACGTCCGCACCTCGTTGGAGAAGCTGCGCGGCCAGGACATCGAGGCGCTCAGCATCAGCCTGATCAACTCCTACGCCAACCCGGACCACGAGCGGCGGGTCGCGAAGATCGCCGCCGAGGTGCTCCCCGACCTCCCGGTCTCGGTCTCGTCGGCGGTCCTTCCCGAGCTGCGCGAGTACGAGCGCACGGTCACGACGGTCGCGAACGCGTACGTCCAGCCGCGGGTCGCGCGCTACACCGCCAACCTGGGTGAGCAGCTCGCCGACGCCGGCGTCTCCGGCTCGCTGTCGATCCTGCGCAGCGACGGCGGCCTGACCTCGGCCGGTGCCGCCGCCGACAACCCTGTCTCGCTCCTGCTGTCCGGCCCGGCCGGCGGCGTCACCGGCGCGGCGTGGGTCGCCGAGCAGGCCGGGTTCACCGACTTCCTCAGCTTCGACATGGGCGGCACCTCCACGGACGTCGCGCTCGTGCAGGACGGCAAGCCCCGGATCGGGCGCGAGACGACGGTCGGTGACCTCAACGTCCGTGCGACCTCGGTCGACGTCCGTACGGTCGGGGCGGGCGGCGGCTCGATCGCGCACGTCCCCGAGCTCACCCAGGCGCTGCGCGTCGGACCGCAGTCCGCGGGCGCCGTGCCGGGCCCCGCTGCGTACGGCAACGGCGGGGCCGAACCGACCGTCACCGACGCGAACGTCGTGCTCGGCTATCTCCCGACGTCGCTCGCGGGCGGTGAGGTCACGCTCGACCGCGAGGCGGCGCTCGCGGCCGTACGCACCATCGCGGACGCGACCGACCTGGACAGCCCGGAGGCGGCGGCCGCCGGGATCTACGACATCGTGAACGAGAACATGCTCGGCGCGCTGCGTCTGGTCTCGGTCCAGCAGGGGTTCGATCCGCGCGACTTCGCGCTCGTCGCCTTCGGTGGGGCGGGCCCGCTGCACGCGAACGCCCTCGGCAGGCTCACGGGCGCGTGGCCGGTGATCGTGCCGCCGTCGCCGGGCGTGCTCTGCGCCTACGGCGATGCCACGACGTGCATGCGCGACGAGGCCGTCCGCACCCTGATGCGGCCGTTCTCGGCCCTGGCCGACGGCGACCTGCGCGCCGAGCTGCACGAGCTCGCCGACGAGGCGCGGGCCTCGCTGCTCCGCGAGGGTCTCGGTGCCGACGAGATCACCGTCGGCTACGCGGCCGACCTGCGCTACCACGGCCAGGGGTTCGAGATCCCGGTCCCGGTCGACATCGAGGCGTTCGACGGCGAGGGCGGCGGTCTCGCGTCGCTGCGCGCGGCCTTCGACGCCGAGCACGAGCGCCTCTTCTCGTTCCTGCTGGAGAACGAGCACGAGATCGTCACGGTCCGCGCGACCGCGACGGGGCCGCGCCCCGCTGTCGGCGCGGCCGTGCTGGAGTCCGCGGGTGCCGACCCGTCCCCCGCTCGGGTCGGCACCCAGCGGGTCTGGGTGGACGGGGGCTTCGCCGACGCCGACGTCTACCGCCGTGACGCGCTGCTCGCCGGCAACGTCGTGACCGGACCGGCGATCGTCACCGAGATGGACTCCACCACGCTCGTCCTGCCCGACCACGCCGCGACGGTCGATCCCAGCGGCAGTCTCCTCATCCGCCCCGTCGACCAGGCCGCTGAGAACGGCACGGAGGGCTGA
- a CDS encoding isochorismatase family protein, with protein sequence MTDGVLDPGLFPPGLGVETLAAGRRPAVIMVDLMQAYFEPGCAFDLGSTAVLGPAASVLAAARAGGHPVVHTRVEFDRATADASVFVRKVPSLRDLAPGARLGRLRDEVAPTGDEPVVVKQAASAFFGTSLAEDLHERGVDTVVITGVSTSGCVRATAVDALQHDLVPVVVSDAVADRAPGPHHATLYDLRSKYGSVVDAAGAVRYLERTA encoded by the coding sequence GTGACCGACGGCGTGCTCGATCCCGGGCTGTTCCCCCCGGGGCTCGGGGTCGAGACGCTCGCCGCCGGGCGCCGTCCGGCGGTCATCATGGTCGACCTGATGCAGGCGTACTTCGAGCCCGGCTGCGCGTTCGACCTCGGCTCGACCGCGGTGCTCGGACCGGCGGCGTCCGTCCTCGCGGCGGCGCGTGCCGGTGGGCACCCGGTCGTCCACACCCGGGTCGAGTTCGACCGTGCGACGGCCGACGCGAGCGTCTTCGTACGCAAGGTGCCGTCGCTGCGCGACCTCGCTCCGGGGGCGCGGCTGGGTCGTCTGCGCGACGAGGTGGCTCCGACGGGCGACGAGCCGGTGGTGGTCAAGCAGGCCGCCAGCGCGTTCTTCGGCACCTCCCTGGCCGAGGACCTCCACGAGCGTGGCGTCGACACGGTCGTGATCACGGGCGTGTCCACCAGCGGCTGCGTCCGGGCGACCGCAGTGGACGCGCTCCAGCACGATCTGGTGCCGGTCGTGGTCTCCGACGCCGTCGCCGATCGTGCGCCGGGTCCGCACCACGCCACGTTGTACGACCTGCGGTCGAAGTACGGGAGCGTCGTCGACGCCGCCGGGGCCGTTCGCTACCTGGAGAGGACAGCATGA
- a CDS encoding Lrp/AsnC family transcriptional regulator, which yields MSEIELDDVDHRLLSEVAADGRIANNVLARRLGIAPSTCLTRTRRLIDAGVIRGFHAELDLAALGRPLQAMISIRLQPSARNQIEEFQHYLTTLPGVINVYFLAGTEDFQIHVAAPDGDALRDFVVGSISRRREVAGTHTSLIFSHVRPPLAV from the coding sequence ATGTCCGAGATCGAGCTCGACGACGTCGACCACCGCCTGCTCTCCGAGGTCGCGGCCGACGGCCGGATCGCCAACAACGTTCTCGCCCGACGGCTCGGGATCGCGCCCTCGACCTGCCTGACGCGCACCCGGCGCCTGATCGACGCCGGAGTGATCCGCGGCTTCCACGCGGAGCTGGACCTCGCCGCCCTCGGGCGACCGCTGCAGGCGATGATCTCGATCCGGCTGCAGCCGAGCGCCCGCAACCAGATCGAGGAGTTCCAGCACTACCTGACGACCCTGCCCGGAGTCATCAACGTCTACTTCCTCGCCGGCACCGAGGACTTCCAGATCCACGTGGCTGCACCCGACGGCGACGCGCTGCGCGACTTCGTCGTCGGGTCGATCAGCCGCCGCCGCGAGGTCGCCGGGACGCACACGAGCCTGATCTTCAGCCACGTACGGCCGCCGCTGGCGGTGTGA
- a CDS encoding DNA topoisomerase IB → MRFRTVSRTQPGWTRRRAGRGFTYLDQHGALLAAEDRARCVALVIPPAWEEVWICRWPNGHLQATGRDAAGRTQYLYHPAWREKMEQEKHERVLEVAHRLPAGRERADQDLQADAPPRDRALAAAFRLLDRGLFRVGNDRYAAQGGGYGLATLRKEHVRLRRDGATMEFAYVGKSGIAQHSVITDAPAYEVVAPMRRRREGETLLAFRERRTWTELASIDVNAYLQERVCADMTAKDFRTWHATVIAAVSLAGADAGAASATARRRAVAATMREVADLLGNTPTVARASYVNPRVVELFEEGTTIRPALTRLGPAPDVEQHRPAIERAVLRLLEDG, encoded by the coding sequence GTGAGGTTCCGTACGGTCTCGCGCACCCAGCCGGGCTGGACCCGCCGCCGGGCCGGACGCGGGTTCACGTACCTCGACCAGCACGGCGCCCTGCTGGCCGCCGAGGACCGCGCCCGCTGCGTCGCCCTCGTGATCCCGCCCGCCTGGGAGGAGGTCTGGATCTGCCGGTGGCCCAACGGTCACCTCCAGGCGACCGGACGTGATGCGGCCGGGCGGACGCAGTACCTCTACCACCCGGCGTGGCGGGAGAAGATGGAGCAGGAGAAGCACGAGCGCGTCCTCGAGGTCGCGCACCGCCTCCCCGCCGGCCGCGAGCGCGCCGACCAGGACCTCCAGGCGGACGCGCCGCCGCGCGACCGGGCGCTCGCGGCGGCCTTCCGGCTGCTCGACCGCGGCCTGTTCCGGGTCGGCAACGACCGCTACGCCGCGCAGGGAGGCGGGTACGGCCTCGCGACGCTGCGCAAGGAGCACGTACGGCTCCGCCGCGACGGCGCGACGATGGAGTTCGCGTACGTCGGGAAGTCGGGCATCGCGCAGCACTCCGTGATCACCGACGCCCCGGCGTACGAGGTGGTCGCGCCGATGCGCCGCCGGCGGGAGGGCGAGACCCTGCTCGCGTTCCGGGAGCGTCGCACCTGGACCGAGCTGGCGAGCATCGACGTGAACGCCTATCTCCAGGAGCGCGTGTGCGCCGACATGACGGCGAAGGACTTCCGGACGTGGCACGCGACCGTGATCGCCGCCGTGTCGCTCGCTGGTGCGGATGCCGGCGCCGCGTCGGCGACCGCGCGGCGGCGGGCGGTGGCGGCGACGATGCGCGAGGTCGCCGACCTGCTCGGCAACACCCCGACCGTCGCCCGTGCGTCGTACGTGAACCCGCGGGTGGTCGAGCTGTTCGAGGAGGGGACGACGATCCGGCCGGCGCTCACCCGGCTCGGCCCGGCTCCCGACGTCGAGCAGCACCGCCCCGCGATCGAGCGGGCGGTGCTGCGTCTGCTGGAGGACGGGTGA
- a CDS encoding hydantoinase B/oxoprolinase family protein — protein MAEIIQSNQAPFEKHDVDVVTLDLVENALRNARYEMDEVLFRTALSPGIREQHDEFPLIGDPDGKMVVGQFGLSIPDFLENFSGTIEEGDILLTSDPYSCGAAISHANDWLVVMPVFFEGRIVGWASMFGHMSDVGGKTPASMPTDARTIYEEGVVIPPFKLYKAGTLDEDALRIILNQVRKPDWNRADLNGLVAACSTAARRVQELCARFGPDTYVSALDALLDRNYRAMKVLLQAVFADGETLSFTDYICDDGVGYGPYELKLSLTRHGDKVHLDFTGSSPQAQGPINYFINENLVRMFFGIYMITVADPQILWNDGFYPLVEVTIPEESFWKPTYPAALNARNHGIGRVFDLFGGLLGQTNPDLLNAAGFSSSPHFMYSGRYSEGERKGEWFQLYSIGFGGIPGRPVGDGPDGHSLWPSFVNIPCEYLESYYPLRIEAWETVSDTGGAGLHRGGNAVDVAYRFLEPGTIAIHDDRWLTYPWGVNGGTPGARGRKWIERADGSREILPSKVHDVAVGRDDVLHFVTWGGGGWGDPLARDPELVGLEVRRGLVTADGARRYGVVCDESGSVDADATQSLRAELAAARPDVLPTFDAGPPLETILERCEEETGLPAPKPPVPL, from the coding sequence ATGGCTGAGATCATCCAGAGCAACCAGGCGCCGTTCGAGAAGCACGACGTCGACGTCGTCACCCTCGACCTCGTCGAGAACGCCTTGCGCAACGCGCGCTACGAGATGGACGAGGTGCTGTTCCGGACCGCGCTGTCGCCGGGGATCCGAGAGCAGCACGACGAGTTCCCGCTGATCGGCGACCCCGACGGCAAGATGGTCGTGGGCCAGTTCGGCCTCTCGATCCCGGACTTCCTGGAGAACTTCAGCGGGACGATCGAGGAGGGCGACATCCTCCTCACCTCCGACCCGTACTCCTGCGGCGCCGCGATCAGCCACGCGAACGACTGGCTGGTCGTGATGCCGGTCTTCTTCGAGGGACGGATCGTCGGGTGGGCCTCGATGTTCGGGCACATGTCCGACGTCGGCGGCAAGACCCCGGCGTCGATGCCGACGGACGCCCGCACGATCTACGAGGAGGGCGTGGTCATCCCGCCCTTCAAGCTCTACAAGGCGGGCACGCTCGACGAGGACGCGCTGCGGATCATCCTCAACCAGGTCCGCAAGCCCGACTGGAACCGCGCGGACCTCAACGGGCTCGTCGCGGCGTGCAGCACGGCGGCGCGACGGGTGCAGGAGCTGTGCGCGCGGTTCGGCCCGGACACCTACGTCTCGGCGCTCGACGCGCTGCTGGACCGCAACTACCGGGCGATGAAGGTGCTGCTCCAGGCAGTCTTCGCCGACGGCGAGACGCTGTCGTTCACGGACTACATCTGCGACGACGGCGTCGGCTACGGGCCGTACGAGCTGAAGCTGAGCCTGACGCGGCACGGCGACAAGGTCCACCTGGACTTCACCGGGAGCAGCCCGCAGGCCCAGGGCCCGATCAACTACTTCATCAACGAGAACCTCGTCCGGATGTTCTTCGGGATCTACATGATCACCGTGGCGGACCCGCAGATCCTGTGGAACGACGGGTTCTACCCGCTGGTCGAGGTGACGATCCCGGAAGAGTCCTTCTGGAAGCCGACCTACCCTGCTGCGCTGAACGCGCGCAACCACGGGATCGGCCGCGTCTTCGACCTGTTCGGCGGCCTCCTCGGGCAGACCAACCCGGACCTGCTGAACGCCGCCGGCTTCTCCTCCTCGCCCCACTTCATGTACTCGGGCCGCTACAGCGAGGGCGAGCGCAAGGGCGAGTGGTTCCAGCTGTACTCGATCGGCTTCGGCGGCATCCCCGGCCGCCCGGTCGGCGACGGGCCGGACGGACACTCCCTGTGGCCGTCGTTCGTCAACATCCCCTGCGAGTACCTCGAGTCCTACTACCCGCTGCGGATCGAGGCGTGGGAGACGGTCTCCGACACCGGCGGCGCGGGTCTGCACCGCGGCGGCAACGCGGTCGACGTCGCGTACCGGTTCCTCGAGCCGGGCACCATCGCGATCCACGACGACCGGTGGCTCACCTACCCGTGGGGAGTGAACGGCGGGACGCCCGGCGCTCGCGGCCGCAAGTGGATCGAGCGGGCCGACGGGTCGCGCGAGATCCTCCCGAGCAAGGTGCACGACGTGGCGGTGGGGCGCGACGACGTCCTGCACTTCGTCACCTGGGGCGGCGGCGGGTGGGGCGACCCGCTCGCACGCGATCCCGAGCTGGTGGGGCTCGAGGTCCGGCGCGGGCTGGTCACGGCCGACGGCGCCCGCCGGTACGGCGTGGTCTGCGACGAGTCCGGCTCGGTGGACGCCGACGCGACGCAGTCGCTGCGCGCCGAGCTGGCCGCGGCTCGCCCCGACGTGCTCCCGACGTTCGACGCAGGCCCGCCGCTCGAGACGATCCTCGAGCGCTGCGAGGAGGAGACCGGACTGCCGGCGCCGAAGCCGCCGGTGCCGCTGTGA
- a CDS encoding ornithine cyclodeaminase, translating into MKLMTGAPRPTTVPRSGGAVADPRSSSVGFVDVASMSRWIAEQGAERIIGAMAEALERDFARWPQFDKSPRHAVHSHDGVMELMPTSDGVEYGFKYVNGHPNNPLTGHQTVTAFGVLAEVAHGYPTFVSEMTLLTALRTAATSAMAARHLARPDATTMAMIGTGSQSEFQALGFRAVLGIASLRVYDTDPAATAKLVRNLEPLGFDIVVASSAAEAVAGADVITTCTADKRNATVLHDVDVVAGVHINAIGGDCPGKTELDAATLDRASVFVEYPEQTRVEGEIQQMPGDFAVTELWRVVAGELAGRRSAEEITVFDSVGFAIEDFTALRFVRDAVRGTSYEAKLDLIAEPDDPKDLFGMVAPA; encoded by the coding sequence ATGAAGCTGATGACGGGGGCGCCGCGCCCCACGACGGTTCCGCGCTCCGGGGGTGCGGTGGCGGATCCGCGCTCGAGCAGCGTGGGGTTCGTGGACGTGGCGAGCATGAGCCGCTGGATCGCCGAGCAGGGCGCCGAGCGGATCATCGGTGCGATGGCGGAGGCGCTGGAGCGCGACTTCGCCCGGTGGCCGCAGTTCGACAAGTCCCCTCGTCACGCCGTCCACAGCCACGACGGCGTCATGGAGCTGATGCCGACCAGCGACGGCGTCGAGTACGGCTTCAAGTACGTCAACGGCCACCCCAACAACCCGCTCACCGGCCACCAGACCGTCACCGCGTTCGGCGTGCTCGCCGAGGTGGCGCACGGCTACCCGACGTTCGTGTCGGAGATGACGCTGCTCACCGCGCTGCGGACGGCCGCGACCTCCGCGATGGCGGCTCGGCACCTCGCCCGCCCGGACGCGACCACGATGGCGATGATCGGCACGGGCTCGCAGTCGGAGTTCCAGGCGCTCGGGTTCCGCGCCGTGCTGGGCATCGCGAGCCTGCGGGTCTACGACACCGACCCTGCGGCGACCGCGAAGCTCGTCCGCAACCTCGAGCCGCTCGGCTTCGACATCGTCGTCGCCTCCAGCGCGGCCGAGGCCGTGGCCGGCGCCGACGTGATCACGACCTGCACGGCGGACAAGCGCAACGCCACCGTCCTGCACGACGTCGACGTGGTCGCCGGCGTGCACATCAACGCCATCGGCGGCGACTGCCCCGGCAAGACCGAGCTCGACGCGGCGACCCTGGACCGCGCGTCGGTCTTCGTCGAGTACCCGGAGCAGACCCGGGTCGAGGGCGAGATCCAGCAGATGCCCGGTGACTTCGCCGTCACCGAGCTCTGGCGCGTGGTCGCGGGCGAGCTGGCCGGACGCCGCTCGGCCGAGGAGATCACGGTGTTCGACTCGGTCGGCTTCGCGATCGAGGACTTCACCGCGCTGCGCTTCGTCCGCGACGCGGTCCGCGGGACCTCGTACGAGGCGAAGCTCGACCTGATCGCCGAGCCGGACGACCCGAAGGACCTGTTCGGGATGGTCGCGCCGGCCTGA
- a CDS encoding GntR family transcriptional regulator, translating to MTTGQAESGANAARAYEAIRSQILDGRRRGGEWLREEDLAGELGVSRTPVREALRRLAADGLVRHEPHRGVQVQDWSLDDLEEIFELRGLLEPVGARLAATSPLLDLEVLEGLASRIELAATVRDIDTVTSLNNEFHAAVVTASGSRRLGGLLSSLVQVPIVHSTFAHYTPTELTRSLGQHREILEALRSGDADWAESVMRSHIRHGWVAIRGRLLSAS from the coding sequence ATGACCACGGGGCAGGCGGAGAGCGGTGCGAACGCCGCACGCGCGTACGAGGCGATCCGCTCGCAGATCCTCGATGGCCGGCGCCGGGGAGGCGAGTGGCTGCGCGAGGAGGACCTCGCCGGCGAGCTCGGTGTCAGCCGTACGCCGGTGCGGGAGGCTCTGCGGCGGCTCGCGGCCGACGGCCTGGTCCGCCACGAGCCGCACCGCGGCGTCCAGGTCCAGGACTGGAGCCTCGACGACCTGGAGGAGATCTTCGAGCTCCGCGGGCTGCTCGAGCCGGTCGGCGCGCGGCTCGCCGCGACGTCGCCGTTGCTGGATCTCGAGGTGCTCGAGGGGTTGGCGTCACGGATCGAGCTCGCGGCCACGGTCCGCGACATCGACACGGTGACCTCGCTCAACAACGAGTTCCACGCGGCCGTCGTGACCGCGTCGGGGAGCCGCAGGCTCGGCGGGCTCCTCTCGTCCCTCGTGCAGGTGCCGATCGTGCACAGCACGTTCGCGCACTACACCCCCACCGAGCTCACCCGCAGCCTCGGCCAGCACCGCGAGATCCTCGAGGCGCTGCGCAGCGGTGACGCCGACTGGGCGGAGTCCGTGATGCGGTCGCACATCCGACACGGCTGGGTCGCGATCCGCGGTCGCCTGCTCTCCGCCTCCTGA